The Roseovarius indicus genome has a segment encoding these proteins:
- the ttcA gene encoding tRNA 2-thiocytidine(32) synthetase TtcA encodes MFDNADDIHPLFEGAPSGTEFKKLRKRIVRQTREAVEQYGMVEKGAKWLVCLSGGKDSYTLLAILYELKWRGLLPVDLLACNLDQGQPGFPATVLPEFLEKMGVPHRIEYQDTYSVVVDKVPQGRTYCALCSRLRRGHLYRIAREEGCSAVVLGHHRDDILETFFMNLFHGGRLATMPPKLVNEEGDLFLYRPLSFVAEADCERFAKAMNYPIIPCDLCGSQDGLQRQQVKQILDGWERNSPGRRQVMFRSLMNARPSHLLDAGLFDFAGLVRRTEAANPLQDAPEAPPKLR; translated from the coding sequence ATGTTCGACAACGCCGACGATATCCACCCGCTGTTCGAGGGCGCGCCCTCCGGCACCGAGTTCAAGAAACTCCGCAAACGCATCGTGCGCCAGACGCGCGAGGCGGTGGAACAATACGGCATGGTCGAAAAGGGCGCCAAGTGGCTCGTCTGCCTCTCCGGCGGCAAGGACAGCTACACCCTGCTGGCCATTCTCTACGAGCTGAAATGGCGCGGTCTCCTGCCGGTGGACCTCCTCGCCTGCAACCTCGACCAGGGCCAGCCCGGCTTCCCCGCCACCGTCCTGCCCGAGTTTCTCGAGAAGATGGGCGTGCCCCACCGGATCGAGTACCAGGACACCTATTCCGTCGTCGTCGACAAGGTCCCGCAGGGGCGCACCTATTGCGCCCTCTGCTCGCGCCTGCGCCGCGGCCACCTCTACCGCATCGCCCGGGAAGAAGGCTGTTCGGCGGTCGTGCTCGGCCACCACCGCGACGACATTCTCGAAACGTTCTTCATGAACCTCTTCCACGGCGGTCGTCTGGCCACCATGCCGCCGAAACTGGTCAACGAAGAGGGCGATCTCTTCCTCTACCGCCCCCTCTCCTTCGTGGCCGAGGCCGATTGCGAACGCTTCGCCAAGGCCATGAACTACCCGATCATCCCCTGCGATCTCTGCGGCTCGCAGGACGGGCTCCAGCGCCAGCAGGTCAAGCAGATCCTCGACGGCTGGGAACGCAATTCCCCCGGCCGCCGTCAGGTGATGTTCCGCTCCCTGATGAACGCCCGGCCGTCTCACCTGCTCGATGCGGGCCTCTTCGATTTCGCCGGTCTGGTGCGCCGGACAGAGGCCGCAAACCCCTTGCAGGACGCGCCAGAGGCGCCGCCGAAGCTGCGTTAA
- the yidC gene encoding membrane protein insertase YidC codes for MDDQNKNLILATALSFVVIMLWFVLFPPPEATDTADMTAPETAQQTGQQTSEQGGDVAVAPGAADTGTATDTASAATAGEEPQQDDAPRIEIDTPELLGSISLRGGRIDQLALKDYRETLEPDSDIVTLLSPVGSEHPYYALFGWAPGSGLSPDQVPGANTLWEVETEGTLTPDSPIVLTWDNGAGLTFRREMSVDDKFMFTVTQSVENTGGDTRSLAPYGILARHGTPPDLKNFFILHEGGIRIVDGELSEIDYDDFEPASNHETIGVEQSAWTGFTDHYWMTTLIPEQRAGTKISTFKDTRREIFQTTAKQPTVSLGAGETATASTRVFAGAKEWETIRNYQNEQDVPKFLDSIDWGWFFFLTKPIFAVLHWLHNVIGNMGWSIIALTLIIKALLLPLAFKSYVSMAKMKELQPQMEKIKENAGDDRQKLQQEMMALYKKEKVNPASGCLPILMQIPIFFSLYKVIFVTLELRHAPWIGWINDLSAPDPSSLYNLWGLLPWAAPEPGSILALIFIGVLPLFLGISMWLQQKLNPAPTDPTQQMIFAWMPWVFMFMLGSFASGLVLYWIANNTITFTQQYLIMRSQGYKPDVFGNIKSSFKKKPKPEKK; via the coding sequence ATGGACGACCAGAACAAGAACCTCATCCTTGCAACCGCGCTCAGCTTCGTGGTGATCATGCTGTGGTTCGTGCTGTTCCCGCCGCCAGAGGCGACGGACACCGCCGACATGACCGCGCCGGAAACGGCCCAGCAGACCGGCCAGCAGACGTCCGAGCAAGGCGGCGACGTGGCCGTCGCCCCCGGCGCGGCCGACACCGGCACCGCAACCGACACGGCCTCCGCCGCCACTGCCGGCGAAGAGCCCCAACAGGACGACGCCCCCCGCATCGAGATCGACACGCCCGAACTTCTCGGCTCCATCTCGCTGCGCGGCGGCCGCATCGACCAGCTCGCGCTCAAGGACTACCGCGAAACGCTCGAGCCCGACTCCGACATCGTCACCCTCCTGTCCCCAGTCGGCAGCGAACACCCCTATTATGCGCTCTTCGGCTGGGCCCCGGGCAGCGGCCTCTCGCCCGATCAGGTTCCCGGCGCCAACACGCTCTGGGAGGTCGAGACCGAGGGCACCCTGACCCCCGACAGCCCCATCGTCCTGACCTGGGACAACGGCGCCGGCCTCACCTTCCGCCGCGAGATGAGCGTCGACGACAAGTTCATGTTCACCGTGACCCAGTCGGTCGAGAACACCGGCGGCGACACCCGGTCGCTGGCGCCCTACGGCATCCTTGCCCGCCACGGCACACCGCCCGACCTGAAGAACTTCTTCATTCTGCACGAAGGCGGCATCCGCATCGTCGATGGCGAGCTGAGCGAGATCGACTACGACGATTTCGAGCCTGCCTCGAACCATGAAACCATCGGCGTCGAACAGTCCGCCTGGACCGGCTTCACCGATCACTACTGGATGACCACGCTGATTCCCGAGCAACGCGCCGGCACCAAGATCAGCACCTTCAAGGACACCCGCCGCGAGATCTTCCAGACCACGGCCAAGCAACCCACCGTGTCGCTCGGCGCGGGCGAAACCGCCACCGCCTCGACCCGCGTCTTCGCCGGCGCCAAGGAATGGGAAACCATCCGCAACTACCAGAACGAACAGGACGTCCCGAAATTCCTCGATTCGATCGACTGGGGCTGGTTCTTCTTCCTGACCAAACCAATCTTTGCCGTACTGCACTGGCTGCATAACGTGATCGGCAACATGGGCTGGTCGATCATCGCCCTGACCCTGATCATCAAGGCGCTGCTCCTGCCGCTGGCCTTCAAATCCTACGTCTCGATGGCGAAGATGAAGGAACTCCAGCCGCAGATGGAGAAGATCAAGGAAAACGCCGGCGACGACCGCCAGAAACTCCAGCAGGAGATGATGGCGCTCTACAAGAAGGAAAAGGTGAACCCCGCCTCGGGCTGTCTGCCGATCCTCATGCAGATCCCGATCTTCTTCTCGCTCTACAAGGTGATCTTCGTCACGCTCGAGCTGCGCCACGCCCCGTGGATCGGCTGGATCAACGACCTCTCCGCGCCAGACCCGTCGTCGCTCTACAACCTCTGGGGCCTGCTGCCCTGGGCCGCGCCGGAACCGGGCTCGATCCTCGCGCTCATCTTCATCGGTGTCCTGCCGCTCTTCCTCGGCATCTCGATGTGGCTGCAGCAGAAGCTGAACCCGGCCCCCACCGACCCGACGCAACAGATGATCTTCGCCTGGATGCCGTGGGTGTTCATGTTCATGCTGGGCAGCTTCGCCAGCGGGCTGGTCCTCTACTGGATCGCGAACAACACGATCACCTTCACCCAGCAATACCTGATCATGCGCAGCCAGGGCTACAAGCCTGACGTCTTCGGCAACATCAAATCCAGCTTCAAGAAAAAGCCGAAGCCGGAGAAGAAGTGA
- a CDS encoding MOSC domain-containing protein, producing the protein MATVAALWRHPIKGHGRETLDRVTLTEGQTMPFDRRWAIAHEAARADGSEWAPCAEFSRGAKVPALMAIDATTDEATGTVTLTHPDRPALTFDPDTEARAFLDWVRPLMPENRAQSTRIVRVEGRGMTDTDFPSISLINLASNDALAEKMGQDLSPLRWRGNIHLTGLPAWKEFDWVGKTIRIGTAELEVREPIVRCLATTANPATGERDADTLGALKSFCGHQDFGIYAVVTKTGDITTGDTVEPL; encoded by the coding sequence ATGGCCACGGTCGCCGCGCTCTGGCGCCACCCGATCAAGGGCCACGGGCGCGAGACGCTCGACCGTGTCACGCTGACCGAGGGGCAGACCATGCCGTTCGACCGGCGCTGGGCCATAGCTCATGAGGCCGCCCGCGCCGACGGCTCCGAATGGGCCCCCTGCGCCGAGTTTTCGCGCGGCGCCAAGGTGCCCGCCCTGATGGCCATCGACGCCACCACCGACGAAGCGACCGGCACCGTCACCCTCACCCATCCCGACCGGCCCGCCCTCACCTTCGACCCCGACACCGAGGCGCGCGCCTTCCTCGACTGGGTCCGCCCGCTCATGCCGGAAAACCGCGCCCAGTCCACCCGCATCGTCCGGGTCGAGGGCCGCGGCATGACCGACACCGATTTCCCCTCCATCAGCCTCATCAACCTCGCCTCGAACGACGCACTGGCCGAGAAGATGGGCCAGGATCTCTCGCCGCTCCGCTGGCGCGGCAACATCCACCTCACCGGCCTGCCCGCCTGGAAAGAATTCGACTGGGTCGGTAAGACAATCCGCATCGGCACGGCCGAGCTCGAGGTTCGCGAACCCATCGTCCGCTGCCTCGCCACCACCGCCAACCCGGCCACCGGCGAGCGCGACGCCGACACGCTGGGCGCCCTCAAAAGCTTCTGCGGCCACCAGGATTTCGGCATCTACGCCGTGGTCACCAAGACCGGTGACATCACCACCGGCGATACGGTCGAGCCGCTCTGA
- a CDS encoding peroxiredoxin, whose translation MTITVGDKLPDATLVQMGGEGPEPVELSSKTDGRKVVIFAVPGAFTPTCHSAHVPSFIRTKDQFAEKGVDEIICVSVNDPFVMGNWGEATGASDAGITMLGDPEAKFTKAIGMDFSAPPAGLIDRSKRYAMLVEDGKVSVLNLEDSPGTCEVSAGEGLLADM comes from the coding sequence ATGACGATCACTGTTGGCGACAAGCTTCCCGATGCAACGCTGGTTCAGATGGGGGGTGAAGGGCCGGAACCGGTCGAGCTTTCCTCGAAAACCGATGGGCGCAAGGTTGTGATCTTCGCCGTGCCGGGGGCGTTCACGCCCACCTGCCATTCGGCGCATGTGCCGAGCTTCATCCGCACCAAGGACCAGTTTGCCGAGAAAGGCGTGGACGAGATCATCTGCGTCAGCGTGAACGACCCGTTCGTGATGGGCAACTGGGGCGAGGCGACCGGCGCGTCGGATGCCGGGATCACCATGCTGGGAGACCCCGAGGCGAAATTCACCAAGGCGATCGGGATGGACTTCTCGGCGCCGCCCGCGGGCCTGATCGACCGCTCGAAGCGTTACGCGATGCTGGTCGAGGACGGCAAGGTGAGCGTGCTGAACCTCGAAGACAGCCCCGGCACCTGTGAAGTGTCGGCGGGCGAGGGCCTTCTGGCCGACATGTAA
- a CDS encoding NAD(P)/FAD-dependent oxidoreductase yields the protein MPGIVVIGAGQAGASLVTKLRALGYEGKIALIGEEHVPPYQRPPLSKKYLLGEMDLERLFLRPESFYGENGIDLHLDTRVDAIDRKDKVVIAGGKSIPYEHLVLTTGSVPRRLPGSIGGELRGVYVVRELNDVDTMAPEFTEGKRVLIVGGGYIGLEAAAVAASRGLKVTLVEMADRILQRVACKETSDYFRKLHKSHGVDIREGIGLDTLTGDGHVTGARLSDGTEIETDFVIVGVGITPATALAEAAGLEVENGIKTDEHGRTSDPAIWAAGDCASFPRDGARIRQESVPNAIDMAELVAENIMGAEKPYVPQPWFWSDQYDVKLQIAGLNTGYDRVITRPGEHENAASFWYYKGDNLLAVDAMNDARAYMVGKRLIDAGKSPDPDAIENVDTDLKALLKA from the coding sequence ATGCCCGGCATAGTCGTGATCGGAGCGGGGCAGGCAGGCGCCTCGCTGGTGACCAAACTGCGCGCCCTCGGATACGAGGGCAAGATCGCCCTCATCGGAGAGGAACACGTGCCCCCCTACCAGCGCCCGCCGCTGTCGAAGAAATACCTGCTGGGCGAGATGGATCTCGAACGCCTCTTCCTCCGCCCCGAAAGCTTCTATGGCGAGAACGGGATCGATCTGCATCTCGACACCCGCGTCGACGCCATCGACCGCAAGGACAAGGTGGTGATCGCCGGCGGCAAATCGATTCCCTACGAGCACCTCGTGCTGACCACCGGCTCCGTCCCCCGCCGCCTGCCCGGCAGCATCGGCGGCGAGCTGCGCGGCGTCTATGTCGTGCGCGAGCTGAACGATGTCGACACGATGGCCCCCGAATTCACCGAAGGCAAACGCGTGCTCATCGTCGGCGGCGGCTATATTGGGCTCGAGGCGGCGGCCGTCGCGGCCTCCCGCGGGCTCAAGGTCACGCTGGTGGAAATGGCCGACCGCATCCTCCAGCGCGTCGCTTGCAAGGAAACCTCCGACTATTTCCGCAAGCTCCACAAAAGCCACGGCGTCGACATCCGCGAAGGCATCGGCCTCGACACCCTCACCGGCGACGGCCACGTCACCGGCGCGCGCCTCTCCGACGGCACCGAGATCGAAACCGATTTCGTCATCGTCGGCGTCGGCATCACCCCCGCCACCGCGCTGGCCGAAGCCGCCGGTCTCGAGGTCGAGAATGGCATCAAGACCGACGAACACGGCCGCACCTCCGACCCCGCAATCTGGGCCGCGGGCGATTGCGCCTCCTTCCCCCGTGACGGCGCCCGCATCCGGCAGGAAAGCGTGCCCAACGCCATCGACATGGCCGAACTGGTCGCCGAAAACATCATGGGCGCCGAGAAACCCTACGTGCCCCAGCCGTGGTTCTGGTCCGACCAGTACGACGTCAAGCTTCAGATCGCCGGCCTCAACACCGGCTATGACCGTGTGATCACCCGCCCGGGCGAGCATGAGAACGCGGCCTCCTTCTGGTATTACAAGGGCGACAATCTGCTGGCGGTCGACGCCATGAACGACGCCCGCGCCTACATGGTCGGCAAACGCCTGATCGACGCCGGCAAATCGCCCGACCCCGACGCCATCGAGAATGTCGACACCGATCTCAAGGCGCTCCTGAAAGCATGA
- a CDS encoding error-prone DNA polymerase: MFTELSATSNFTFLTGASHPEEYISRAAFLGLPALAIADTNSVAGIVRAHTEAREIARQVAERRALESQDGPIGPPAPDPQPPAWANAPRLIPAARLCLTEGIELTALPRDRTGWARLCRLISTGRLRAEKGTCRLTIPDLLENGGHMALLLHPPRSQNKRDWARNARRLIRRYGADMHLLMAPRYDGQDRARFDTLADLARRLGLPTIASARPMMHHARRRRLADVLTAIRTGRRVESLGRDALANGETRLRSHDEMLRLFPGHQDAVHRTAQLADTLAFSLDELRYEYPSELSDGETPASRLRRLAYEGLRWRYPYGAPDKVKNMLEHELALIAKLKYEPYFLTVNDVVAFARSRDILCQGRGSAANSVVCYCLGVTSVSPETGTMVFERFVSEARNEPPDIDVDFEHERREEVIQHIYERYGRHRAGLCATVIHYRGKRAIREVGAAMGLSQDTVGALSSQLWGFFAAGNLERQRLQEIGLDPDDPRLRQTMELMREIEGFPRHLSQHVGGFVITEGRLDELVPIENATMENRTVICWDKDDIDSLGILKVDVLALGMLTCIRKAFTLLQQHHGTNYTLATLPPEDPAVYDMLCAADSIGVFQVESRAQMNFLPRMRPRCFYDLVIEVAIIRPGPIQGDMVHPYIRRRNGEEAVEFPSDELGQVLGKTLGVPLFQEQAMQIAITGAGFTPDEADRLRRSLATFKKNGSVSEFRTRFLTGMAKNGYDADFAERCFSQIEGFGSYGFPESHAASFALLVYASAWIKRHHPAVFACALLNSQPMGFYAPAQIVRDAREHGVEVRPVCIQSSYYDNVLEPDGRGALALRLGFRQIKGLSEEDAGWITAARGNGYTQVADIWRRAGVPPATLTRLAEADAFAELGLTRREALWEARALAGDKPLPLFAGDMEGEAIHEPTAHLPRMTLGEEVVEDYVATRLSLKAHPVALLRHILTPPHEAGRGN; encoded by the coding sequence ATGTTCACCGAGCTCTCCGCCACCTCCAACTTCACCTTCCTGACCGGCGCCTCCCACCCCGAGGAATACATAAGCCGGGCGGCCTTTCTCGGCCTGCCGGCGCTTGCCATCGCCGACACCAATTCCGTCGCCGGCATCGTCCGCGCTCACACCGAAGCCCGCGAGATCGCCCGGCAGGTCGCCGAACGCCGCGCGCTCGAATCGCAAGACGGCCCCATCGGCCCGCCCGCCCCCGATCCGCAGCCGCCCGCCTGGGCCAACGCGCCCCGCCTCATCCCCGCCGCCCGCCTCTGCCTCACCGAAGGCATCGAACTCACCGCCCTCCCGCGCGACCGCACCGGCTGGGCGCGGCTCTGCCGGCTGATCAGCACCGGCCGCCTGCGCGCCGAGAAGGGCACCTGCCGCCTGACCATCCCCGACCTGCTGGAAAACGGCGGCCACATGGCCCTGCTCCTCCACCCGCCCCGCAGCCAGAACAAGCGCGACTGGGCCCGCAATGCCCGCCGCCTCATCCGCCGATACGGCGCCGACATGCACCTCCTCATGGCCCCCCGCTACGACGGACAGGACCGGGCCCGCTTCGACACGCTCGCCGACCTCGCCCGCCGCCTCGGCCTGCCCACCATCGCCTCGGCCAGGCCGATGATGCACCACGCCCGCCGCCGCCGCCTCGCCGACGTGCTGACCGCCATCCGCACCGGCCGCCGGGTGGAAAGCCTCGGCCGCGACGCGCTGGCCAACGGCGAAACCCGCCTCCGCTCACATGACGAAATGCTCCGCCTCTTCCCCGGCCACCAAGACGCCGTGCACCGCACCGCCCAGCTCGCCGACACCCTCGCCTTCTCCCTCGACGAGCTGCGCTACGAATACCCAAGCGAGCTTTCCGACGGCGAAACCCCCGCCAGCCGCCTGCGCCGCCTCGCCTATGAAGGCCTCCGCTGGCGCTACCCCTACGGCGCGCCCGACAAGGTGAAAAACATGCTCGAACACGAGCTCGCCCTCATCGCCAAGCTGAAATACGAGCCCTATTTCCTGACCGTGAACGACGTGGTCGCCTTCGCCCGCTCCCGCGACATCCTCTGCCAGGGGCGCGGCTCGGCGGCCAACTCGGTGGTCTGCTACTGCCTCGGCGTCACCAGCGTGTCGCCCGAAACCGGCACCATGGTCTTCGAACGCTTCGTCTCCGAGGCCCGGAACGAGCCGCCCGATATCGATGTCGATTTCGAACACGAACGCCGCGAGGAGGTGATCCAGCACATCTACGAGCGCTACGGCCGCCACCGCGCCGGGCTCTGCGCCACGGTCATCCACTACCGCGGCAAACGCGCCATCCGCGAGGTCGGCGCCGCCATGGGCCTCTCACAGGACACCGTCGGCGCCCTCTCCTCGCAACTCTGGGGCTTCTTCGCCGCAGGCAATCTCGAACGCCAGCGGCTGCAGGAAATCGGTCTCGACCCCGACGACCCCCGCCTGCGCCAGACCATGGAATTGATGCGCGAGATCGAGGGCTTCCCCCGCCACCTCTCGCAACACGTGGGCGGCTTCGTCATCACCGAGGGGCGGCTCGACGAACTGGTGCCGATCGAAAACGCCACCATGGAAAACCGCACCGTCATCTGCTGGGACAAGGACGATATCGACTCGCTCGGCATCCTCAAGGTCGACGTGCTGGCGCTTGGCATGCTCACCTGCATCCGCAAGGCCTTCACCCTCCTGCAGCAACACCACGGCACCAACTACACCCTCGCCACCCTGCCGCCCGAAGACCCGGCCGTCTACGACATGCTCTGCGCGGCCGACAGCATCGGCGTCTTCCAGGTGGAAAGCCGCGCCCAGATGAACTTCCTCCCCCGGATGCGGCCGCGCTGCTTCTATGACCTCGTCATCGAGGTCGCCATCATCCGCCCCGGCCCGATCCAGGGCGACATGGTCCACCCCTATATCCGCCGCCGCAACGGCGAGGAGGCCGTCGAATTCCCCTCCGACGAGCTGGGCCAGGTCCTCGGAAAAACCCTCGGCGTGCCGCTCTTCCAGGAACAGGCGATGCAGATCGCCATCACCGGCGCGGGGTTTACCCCCGACGAGGCCGACCGCCTCCGCCGCTCGCTCGCCACCTTCAAGAAAAACGGCTCGGTCAGCGAATTCCGCACCCGCTTCCTGACCGGCATGGCGAAGAACGGCTACGATGCCGACTTCGCCGAACGCTGCTTCTCCCAGATCGAGGGCTTCGGCTCCTACGGCTTCCCCGAAAGCCACGCGGCCTCCTTCGCGCTGCTGGTCTATGCCAGCGCCTGGATCAAGCGCCACCACCCGGCCGTCTTCGCCTGCGCGCTCCTGAACTCCCAGCCGATGGGCTTCTACGCCCCGGCCCAGATCGTCCGCGACGCCCGCGAGCATGGGGTCGAGGTACGGCCCGTCTGCATTCAATCCAGCTACTACGACAACGTGCTCGAACCCGACGGGCGCGGCGCCCTCGCCCTTCGCCTCGGCTTCCGTCAGATCAAGGGCCTGTCCGAGGAAGACGCCGGCTGGATCACGGCGGCCCGCGGCAACGGCTACACGCAGGTCGCCGACATCTGGCGCCGCGCCGGCGTGCCGCCCGCCACCCTCACCCGGCTGGCCGAGGCCGACGCCTTCGCAGAACTCGGCCTCACCCGCCGCGAGGCGCTGTGGGAGGCCCGCGCTTTGGCCGGCGACAAGCCCCTGCCCCTCTTCGCCGGCGACATGGAGGGCGAGGCGATTCACGAACCCACGGCCCACCTTCCCCGGATGACCCTGGGCGAGGAGGTGGTCGAGGATTACGTCGCCACACGGCTGTCGCTCAAGGCGCACCCGGTGGCACTCCTGCGCCATATCCTGACGCCGCCGCATGAGGCGGGCCGGGGGAATTGA
- a CDS encoding bifunctional diguanylate cyclase/phosphodiesterase, with product MILLFRETYALLRHRLADLLTGPLALALLPALLLVGYWAGGESALLWATIAFPALMLLAGVFGRAPAPAGMDTGPPARAKSLEEALDTAIRRSREQSGMTACVMLELENHALLCSMHGDVEVDEAADAVSTRLNACLRRRDRVFRLDKATFGIVLSPPRAMTPEAVCKLAARLQGEAQRQGTTRPDAPRFTAAIGISLASGTVGERGAALASVAAAALREACGTGPSTIRIHRPHAAGPAAGIRPARLQDEVVQALNAGQITAWFQPQICTDTGRVSGFEALARWCHPQRGVLLPGCFLPHLERAGLTGTLQAIMLREALEALGGWQAQGFAIPGVGVNFSPTDLRDPALADKVAWELDRHDLAASRLKIEILETVVSTSPDDDTARNIRRLSELGCAIDLDDFGTGHASISSLKRFSVDRLKIDRSFIRDIDTDLRQQRMVAAILTMAEQLELETLAEGVETTGEHALLAQLGCGHVQGFGIARPMPPEATLPWLRTHAATLQAPPDLRKSAL from the coding sequence ATGATTCTACTCTTTCGCGAAACCTATGCCCTGTTGCGCCACCGGCTCGCCGATCTGCTGACCGGGCCGCTGGCTCTGGCCCTGCTGCCGGCGCTCCTGCTCGTGGGGTACTGGGCCGGGGGCGAATCCGCCCTGCTCTGGGCGACGATCGCCTTTCCGGCCCTCATGCTGCTGGCCGGTGTCTTCGGCCGCGCGCCTGCCCCGGCCGGCATGGATACCGGCCCGCCCGCCCGCGCCAAGTCCCTCGAAGAGGCGCTCGATACCGCCATTCGCCGGTCGCGCGAACAATCCGGCATGACCGCCTGTGTCATGCTCGAACTGGAAAACCACGCCTTGCTCTGCAGCATGCACGGCGATGTCGAGGTCGACGAAGCCGCCGACGCCGTTTCCACCCGGCTCAACGCCTGCCTGCGGCGGCGCGACCGGGTGTTCCGGCTCGACAAGGCCACCTTCGGCATCGTGCTGTCACCGCCCCGGGCGATGACGCCCGAAGCCGTCTGCAAGCTCGCCGCCCGCCTTCAGGGCGAGGCACAGCGCCAGGGCACGACGCGTCCCGACGCGCCCCGCTTCACCGCCGCGATCGGCATCTCGCTGGCCTCGGGCACCGTGGGCGAACGGGGGGCCGCTCTGGCCTCGGTCGCCGCAGCCGCCCTGCGCGAGGCCTGTGGCACCGGGCCCTCCACCATCCGCATCCACCGCCCCCATGCCGCCGGGCCGGCGGCCGGCATCCGCCCCGCGCGCCTGCAGGACGAGGTCGTTCAGGCCCTCAATGCCGGTCAGATCACGGCCTGGTTCCAGCCCCAGATCTGCACCGATACCGGCCGCGTCTCGGGGTTCGAGGCGCTGGCGCGCTGGTGCCACCCCCAGCGCGGCGTGCTGTTGCCGGGCTGCTTCCTGCCGCACCTCGAACGGGCCGGCCTGACAGGCACGCTGCAGGCCATCATGCTCCGCGAGGCGCTCGAGGCGCTTGGCGGCTGGCAAGCGCAGGGCTTCGCGATCCCCGGCGTCGGCGTGAATTTCTCGCCCACCGACCTGCGCGACCCGGCGCTCGCCGACAAGGTCGCGTGGGAGCTTGACCGCCACGATCTCGCCGCCTCCCGCCTCAAGATCGAGATCCTCGAAACCGTCGTCTCGACCTCGCCCGACGACGACACCGCCCGCAACATCCGCCGGCTCTCCGAACTCGGCTGCGCCATCGACCTCGACGATTTCGGCACCGGCCACGCCTCTATCTCCTCGCTCAAGCGGTTCTCCGTCGACCGGCTCAAGATCGACCGCTCCTTCATCCGCGACATCGACACCGACCTGCGCCAACAGCGCATGGTCGCGGCGATCCTCACGATGGCCGAACAGCTCGAACTGGAAACCCTTGCAGAAGGGGTGGAAACCACCGGGGAACACGCGCTCCTGGCCCAGCTCGGCTGCGGGCACGTACAGGGCTTCGGCATCGCCCGCCCCATGCCGCCCGAGGCGACGTTGCCCTGGCTGCGCACCCACGCGGCCACGCTTCAGGCCCCGCCCGACCTGCGCAAGAGCGCGCTATGA
- the yihA gene encoding ribosome biogenesis GTP-binding protein YihA/YsxC translates to MALPFPLAPEPDQHASETGRKLFAGPVDFVKGVVAMSGLPPADRAEVCFAGRSNVGKSSLINALTGRKALARASNTPGRTQEINYFALGDSHYLVDLPGYGYANAPLPKVAAWQALLKQYLSGRVTLRRAFVLIDARHGIKEVDEEILSLLDSAAVTFQCVLTKADKVKAKDREAVLTQVRGKLAKHPAAFPEIILTSSEKGDGLATLRATIASVG, encoded by the coding sequence ATGGCGCTCCCCTTCCCCCTCGCCCCCGAGCCCGACCAGCACGCCTCCGAGACAGGCCGCAAGCTCTTTGCCGGGCCGGTCGATTTCGTCAAGGGCGTGGTCGCCATGTCCGGCCTGCCCCCGGCCGATCGGGCCGAGGTCTGCTTCGCCGGGCGCTCGAACGTTGGGAAATCCTCGCTGATCAACGCTTTGACGGGCCGCAAGGCGCTCGCCCGCGCCTCCAACACGCCGGGCCGCACGCAGGAAATCAACTACTTCGCCCTGGGCGACAGCCATTACCTCGTCGACCTGCCCGGCTACGGCTACGCCAACGCGCCCCTGCCCAAGGTCGCGGCGTGGCAGGCGCTCCTCAAGCAATACCTCTCGGGCCGCGTCACCCTGCGCCGCGCCTTCGTGCTGATCGACGCCCGCCACGGCATCAAGGAGGTCGACGAGGAAATCCTCTCGCTTCTCGATTCCGCCGCCGTCACCTTCCAATGCGTGCTCACCAAGGCCGACAAGGTGAAGGCGAAAGACCGTGAAGCCGTGCTGACTCAGGTGCGCGGCAAGCTGGCCAAACACCCCGCCGCCTTCCCCGAGATCATCCTGACCTCCAGCGAGAAGGGCGACGGCCTCGCCACCCTCCGCGCCACCATCGCCAGCGTCGGCTGA